The stretch of DNA CTGATCGCCTTCATGGCGCCGTATTGGGGCCGGTTTGCCCTCTCCACCTCGACCGGCGTGTTGGCGGCCGGCCTCGACGGGTTGACGGTGGTCCTGTTGATCCCCTTGCTCAAGTTGCTCTTCGGTCCTGCCGCCACGTTGACGCCATCCACGACTCAGCTCGAGGCCACGCTGGAGCGGGTGCTGGCGCCGGTGGTCGGTGGCGATCCGACCACGGCGGCGATCCGGATCATCGGGATCCTGGTGCTCGGCCTCATCGTCAAGAATGGCCTCAGTCTGTTCGCCAAGCAGCAAAGCGCCAAGGTGGAAGAGGGCATCGTTCGGGATCTCCGGAACCGTCTCTATCATCACCTGCTCAAACTCGACCTCGGTTTCTTCCAGCGAACCCGGGGCGGTGAGGTTGTCTCGACCCTGATTTCGGACACCGACGCGGCCAAGGCGATCGTGCCGAACCTGCTGGCCGGCGCGCCACAGAACCTCGCGGCGGCGGGCCTGTCGCTCTATTTCCTCTCGCTGATGTCGGGACGGCTGACCCTGGTCATGCTGGTGACCACGCCGATTCTGGTGCTCTTCATCCGGCTCCTGCTGGTGCCGGTGCGCCGGCATAGCCGGGGGTGGGCGGAGCAGCGCGGCGAATTGACCGCTTCGGCCACCGAGCGTCTTGGGGCGCTCCGGCTGATCCGCGTGTATGGGCAAGAGGCCACTGAAGCCGCGGTCTTTGGCGGGCATACCGACCGGTACCGCAAACAGGTGATCCGGGCCCAGCGGTATTTGGCGCTCCCGTCGATGGTGAGCGAAATCTTCGGCGGGTTACTGCTGATCTTGGTCGTGGTTGCCGCGGCCACGCCGGCCATCGTGGGGCAGCCCCTCGGGGCGGCGGTGACTGTCACCTTTCTCGCGACGGCCCTCAAGGTCATGTCGACGATCAAGAGTCTGGCCCAGGTTCCCGGCGCTATCGCCGGGGCGGTGGCGGGGGCCGAGCGGGTGTTCCGGGTGCTCGATCTCCCCGCCACCGATGTCGATAGGCCGGGGGAGCAGCCGGCCTGTTTCGAGCATGAGTTGGTGTTCGACCGGGTGACCTTCCAGTATGGGGACGACGATCCGGTGCTGACCGAGGTGTCGTTTGCCGTGCCGAAGGGCTGGACCGTGGCGATCGTCGGCCCCTCGGGCGCGGGCAAAACCACTCTACTCGATCTGGTGCCCCGGCTCCGTGACCCGGTGGGCGGCGAAATCCGGATGGACGGTACGCCCCTGACGAGGCTGACCCGAACGTCGCTCCGGGCGCTGACCGGCGTCGTCAGCCAGGACACGGTGCTCCTCAACGACACGGTCGCGGCCAATATCGCCTATGGGCGTCCGGGCGCGAGCCAACCGGACATCGAGGCCGCGGCGACGGCCGCGAACGCGGCTGAGTTCATCAGGGGTTTGCCCGAGGGCTACGCCACGGTGTTAGGCGAGCGAGGGACCCGATTATCGGGCGGACAGCGGCAGCGGATCGCCATCGCCAGGGCCCTGCTTCGCGACCCGCCGATTCTGATTCTCGACGAAGCGACGAGCGCGCTCGATTCGGCGTCGGAGCGCTTGGTTCAAGACGCGGTCGACCGGCTGATGCGGGATCGCACCGTTCTGGTCGTGGCGCACCGCCTGGCCACGGTGCGGGATGCCGACCGGATCGTGGTCATGGATCAGGGTCGGGTCGTGGAGGTCGGAACCCACGAGGAACTCTTCGGGGCCGGCGGTCTGTACCGGCGGCTCTACGACCTCCAGTTCCGTGAGACGGCTGTGGCCAGCGGGGACTGACGATGGCGGCTGCCCAAAGGCGATTGGCCCTGATGACGGTCTTTCTGCCCCGTGAAGATCTGTTCTTTCTCGACGATACCACCTCGCCATCGGGTTCGGGCACGTCTTCCTCTACGACAGCCGCGGCAGCCGGTACCTCGACAACGGCAACAGCCTCGAGATCACGGCTCGCAACAAACGGGGCGAGGAGGTCTATCGCCTGCTGGCCCACCTGGATGACGCGGCCGTTGCCCGGGAAGTCGATCGGTTGGTGTTGCCATTCGAACGGGGCGGCCTCGTCACCAGGATTTCGTGGCAACCGCGCGATGCCGAGGGGCGGATTACCTACGGGCAGGCGGCGGCGTTCCTGGATTACGGGCGCCAGTTTCGGCGGGAAAGTGAGTGGACGTCGTTCACCGATCTCGATGAATTCGTCGTGCCGGTCCGGTACCCGGGTATGCCCGAAGTCCTCGACGAGCTTGCCCGGAGGAAGGTCACATATGTACGAATGCCGCAGCGGTGCTTTGCCTCGCGCTTCGACGACAACGGGCAACCCGTTCCAAGGGTCCTGAATATCGCCAAGTGTTCAGACTGGGTGGCGCCCTCGTTCGGCCCCAAGGCCTGGATCAGAAACGACACCCTCCGGACCCGATGGTCCGGACGGTTCGACTCAACCCACTCGCCCGCGGCAAGCGGCCGGACGGGGGATCGGCTTTTGGAGCCCGAATTGCTCCGGTTCAACCACTACAAATTCAATCGGTGGGAGTTGGATTGGGTGGCCACGAACCTCGGGCACCCGCTCATGCTCGATTGCGAAGACCGGGGCATGGAACGGTTTGCACCGGCAATGGCCGGGCTCGACCTCTGCTCAGCTCGGAGACCGCCGCCGAAACCAATATCGGAAGGCCCCGCCCAACTCGGCGACGGTGTGAGGAATAGAACGGATGGCCGATCGAACCCAGGCCCTGAGATAGGCCCGCCGAAGCCGCGGGTCGAGCAGGCATTTGGCGTAGTACGCGCCCCGGCCTCGGCTGTACTGATACCGGAGCCGTCGCTGGGCCGGCTCGGTCAGCCGATCGTGATCGTGCACCACTTTGGGCCGGGGATCGTACGCTCCGCGAAAGCCCGCCGCCGCCAGCCGCGCAATGACCTCGACATCTTCGGCCGGGAAGGCCGTCCCCGCCCCGAACTCCGGGTCGAATCCGCCAATCTGATCGAGCGCCACCCGGCGAATCGCCATGTTGGCGCCCGGAATCAGGCCCGCGGGGACGAACCCTGGCGCGCCGACTTCGACCCGGTACGATCGAGTGACGGCGGCCACGCCCGCGTGGGCCGGTGTGGCGGGCAGGAGTTGCCCGCCGATGAACGAAATGCCTGAGTCGGCGAAGCAGGCGCGAACGGCCGTCGGCAGGTCTTCGGCGGGATAGCAGTCGTCGTCGGTGAACAAGACAATGTTCCCGGTTGCCATCCGCCAGCCGACATTCCTGGCGGCGCCAAGTCCAACCCCGGCGGTTCGGGCCGCCTGAAACCGGCCCCGGAAACCCTCGGCGGCCCGCGCCATGATCTTTGGGGTATGATCGGTCGAGCCATCGTCGACCACGATCATGCCGAGGCCGGGGTCGTCGAAGAGTTTGGCCCAGTGCGCCAGCGTCCGGTCCAGTCCGGCGGCCCGGTCCCGGGTGCAGATCACGACGGCGATCTGGCCTAACGCCAGGTCCATGGGGTCGGCGTCAGTTCGATCGGCGGGTGGCCTGATCCCGCCGCACGGTCAGGCGCTTGCCCTTGACCTTGGTGGCCCGGAGCGCCGCCACCACCGGGTCGATCAGCTCTTCGGCGAGTTCCACCAACGAGAATTTGTCGGTAATCTCGATGGCCCCGATCCGCTTTGCCTCGATCTTGGCCTCATTGACAATGGCCCCGACCAGATCCGCCGGCCGCATGTTGTCCTTCCGCCCCGCCCCCACGTAGATCCGAGCCATCCCGGCTGATTTCTGCCGCCTCGGCTCCCCGCTGGTCTTGTCCCCAGCCGAGTGCCGAGTGCCGAGTGCCGAGTGCCGAGCCTCAGGTATCTCGGTGTCGTCCCCGGCCCCCGCCAGATGGGCCAAATGCACTGCCGCGGCCGCGATGTCCATCACATCGTACTCGCCGGCTAACTGCTCGACGACGACCCGATAGCCATCGAGCTTCCCGGCCACCAGCGCCTCCCGGATCGACGCCCGGGTGATTTCGAGCTTCTTGGCCCGCACATCAAGCACCGTGGGCAGCTGGGCCACGTCGATCTTCTGGCGCGTCAGCTGCTCGATGCTCCGGAGCATCCGGTGCTCTCGTGGTTCGGCGAGCGTGATCGCGACACCCTCACGCCCGGCCCGGCCGGTGCGACCGATTCGGTGGACGTAGGCGGCCGGTGATTCGGGCACGTTGAAATTGACGACGTGGGACAGTTGGTCGATGTCGAGTCCGCGGGCCGCGACGTCGGTGGCGATCAAAAGATCGACCGCGCCGCTCCGAGTCCGTTTCATGACCCGGTCGCGCTGGGCCTGAGTCATGCCGCCATGGAGCTGCTCGGCCCGGTACCCGCGGCCTGCCAGGCTTTCGGTCAGGCTCTCGACTTCGGTCCGGGTCCGGCAGAACACCAGGGCCAGCGTGGGCGATTCGAGATCGAGCACCCGGCCGAGGGCGGCCACCTTGTGGGCGCGGGCCAGGATGTAGGCCGTCTGTCTCACCTTCGGCATCGACCCGGGTGCCGCGACTTCACGGGCTAGGAGAACCCGAAGCGGATCCTTGAGGTGGCGTTCGGCGATTTTCGCGATCCGTGGAGGCATCGTCGCGGAAAAGAGCGCGGTTTGGCGTTCCTTGGGTGCCGCGTCGAGAATGCCCTCGATTTCCTCCGCGAAGCCCATATCGAGCATCTCGTCGCCCTCGTCGAGCACGATGGCGGTCAAGCCGCTCAAGTGGAGCGTGCCGCGTCGCAGGTGATCGAGGGCCCGGCCCGGGGTGGCCACCACGACGTGGACGCCTCGGCGGAGGACGCGGATCTGCTGATCGAACTCCTGGCCGCCATAGATCGGCACCGTCGTGGCATGGATGGCCCGCCCGTAGCGATGAAACGCCTCGGCCACCTGCATCGCGAGCTCGCGGGTTGGCACCAGTACCAGCACCGAGGGATGGCCCGGTTTGGGCGCACCGGCCGGCAACCGCTGCAGCAAGGGGAGTGCGAATGCGGCAGTCTTGCCGGTTCCGGTCGCCGCTTGGCCCAGGACATCCCGCCCGGCCAGCAGGGGCGGAATCGCTTCCCGTTGGATTGGGGTGGGTTCTTCATAGCCGAGCGTGGTCAGGGCCTGGACGAGGGCGGGTGTCAGACCGAGGCTAGCGAACGAGGTTTTCATGAATCCGATCGTTGGGACCGCCGCATCCAGACGAACGCGGGCACCCCGAGGATAACGAGTCCGACCCCCAGGAGGGACTCCTTCGGCTGCTGGGCCAGGGTCACGAGGACGACGCAGAGCGTGGCCAGGACGAAGATGGCGGGGACCCAGGGGTACCCCCAGGTTCGATAGGGGCGCGGGAGGTTAGGCTGGGTCCGCCGGAGCCAGAAGACCGCGGCCCCGGTCGCGATGTGGAACATCAGCGCCGAGAGGGTGGCGTAGGTGAACAGTTGCTGGTAGCTGCCGGACAGCGCCAGGATGCTGGACCAGACGGCGAGCATCACGATGCTGACCGTGGGCGTGAGGTAACGCGGGTGGATCGTGGCCAATTGGCGGAAGAACACGCCGTCTTGGGCCATCGGCAGCGCGATCCTGGAAGCCCCCAACAGCGTCGAAGCGATGCACCCGAAGCACGAGACCAAGACCGTGGCGGCCAACAACCGCCCGGCGCCGGTACCGAGGAGCGCCGAGGCGGCGTCCTCGCCGATTCGGGCGGAGGCACCGATGGCCTGGATCGGGAGGGCCTGCAGGTAGACCCAGTTGACCAGGGCGTAGAGCGTGATCATGCCTAACGTTCCACCGACCATCCCCAGCGGCAAATTGCGTTCGGGGCGCCGAATCTCGCCGGCTGAGAACGTGGCCTGATACCAGCCATCGAAACTCCCGAACACCCACACCATGGCCAGCACGAGGCTCGGGAGCAGATTCCCGGACGGGAGCGGCCCGGTCCAGTCGGGCGAGACCTTGGCGGGAACGACCAGGCCGACAATAATGAAGCCGGCCAAGGCTGCCACCTTGATCCCAGTGATGATCGTCTGGGTCCGGGCGCCTTCCTTGGCGCCGAAGTAGTTGATGGCCGATAAGACCAGGATCGCCGCCACTCCCGCCAGTTGGGCGGTGTTCGGTTCCCAGAGCCAGGGTCCGACCGGGACCGAGGCCAGCACGTGTTTGGACGAGAAGAAGGGAATGAAGACGCCCAGGTATTCTCCGAATGCCACCCCAATGTAGGCGGCCCCGCCCGACTGAATGGCCAAGAGGGAAATCCAGCCGAACAGAAAACTTGGGAGCGGCCCGAACGCCTGCTTGAGATATTGGTACTGCCCCCCGGCCTCGGGATACATCGTGCCGAGTTCGGCATAGGTCAGCGCGCCGGCAACACAAATCAGGCCGCCGACAACCCAGACCACCAGCACGAGGCTCGGATGGGGGACCGCCCGCGGGACGTAGGCGGCGGCCAGGAAGATGGCCGAGCCCATGATGGTACCGGCGGTGACCCCGATGACGTCGGAAAGACCGAGGACACGTGCCAACTTGGGATGGGTGGACGGGGTCGAAGGGGCGGGGATTGTAATTCCTAGGGTTTTGGGTTCGGTTTGAGGATACGACGGTTTTTGGAGGATGGTAAGTCATGATTCGAAGTTTGCACCATGCCACCGCGACGGTCTCGGGCGCCCAGGCCGACCTCGACTTCTATGTCGGGCTGCTCGGCCTTCGTCTGGTCAAGAAGACCGTCAATTTCGACAACCACCACGTTTTTCACTTCTACTACGGGGACGAACGGGGAACACCGGGGACGATCATGACCACGTTTCCCTATGCGGACATGGGGGTCCGGGTGGGCCGGAAAGGCTCGGGGCAAATCACGGCGACTGGGTTTTCGGTCCCGGCCGGCTCGCTCGGCGTGTGGCGGGCGCGGCTCGCCGAGCATCGGGTGGCCGTCACCGGCGAGGGAACCCGGTTCGGGGG from Gemmatimonadota bacterium encodes:
- a CDS encoding ABC transporter ATP-binding protein → MPPAGRGTERRLIAFMAPYWGRFALSTSTGVLAAGLDGLTVVLLIPLLKLLFGPAATLTPSTTQLEATLERVLAPVVGGDPTTAAIRIIGILVLGLIVKNGLSLFAKQQSAKVEEGIVRDLRNRLYHHLLKLDLGFFQRTRGGEVVSTLISDTDAAKAIVPNLLAGAPQNLAAAGLSLYFLSLMSGRLTLVMLVTTPILVLFIRLLLVPVRRHSRGWAEQRGELTASATERLGALRLIRVYGQEATEAAVFGGHTDRYRKQVIRAQRYLALPSMVSEIFGGLLLILVVVAAATPAIVGQPLGAAVTVTFLATALKVMSTIKSLAQVPGAIAGAVAGAERVFRVLDLPATDVDRPGEQPACFEHELVFDRVTFQYGDDDPVLTEVSFAVPKGWTVAIVGPSGAGKTTLLDLVPRLRDPVGGEIRMDGTPLTRLTRTSLRALTGVVSQDTVLLNDTVAANIAYGRPGASQPDIEAAATAANAAEFIRGLPEGYATVLGERGTRLSGGQRQRIAIARALLRDPPILILDEATSALDSASERLVQDAVDRLMRDRTVLVVAHRLATVRDADRIVVMDQGRVVEVGTHEELFGAGGLYRRLYDLQFRETAVASGD
- a CDS encoding glycosyltransferase; translated protein: MDLALGQIAVVICTRDRAAGLDRTLAHWAKLFDDPGLGMIVVDDGSTDHTPKIMARAAEGFRGRFQAARTAGVGLGAARNVGWRMATGNIVLFTDDDCYPAEDLPTAVRACFADSGISFIGGQLLPATPAHAGVAAVTRSYRVEVGAPGFVPAGLIPGANMAIRRVALDQIGGFDPEFGAGTAFPAEDVEVIARLAAAGFRGAYDPRPKVVHDHDRLTEPAQRRLRYQYSRGRGAYYAKCLLDPRLRRAYLRAWVRSAIRSIPHTVAELGGAFRYWFRRRSPS
- a CDS encoding amino acid permease, which produces MARVLGLSDVIGVTAGTIMGSAIFLAAAYVPRAVPHPSLVLVVWVVGGLICVAGALTYAELGTMYPEAGGQYQYLKQAFGPLPSFLFGWISLLAIQSGGAAYIGVAFGEYLGVFIPFFSSKHVLASVPVGPWLWEPNTAQLAGVAAILVLSAINYFGAKEGARTQTIITGIKVAALAGFIIVGLVVPAKVSPDWTGPLPSGNLLPSLVLAMVWVFGSFDGWYQATFSAGEIRRPERNLPLGMVGGTLGMITLYALVNWVYLQALPIQAIGASARIGEDAASALLGTGAGRLLAATVLVSCFGCIASTLLGASRIALPMAQDGVFFRQLATIHPRYLTPTVSIVMLAVWSSILALSGSYQQLFTYATLSALMFHIATGAAVFWLRRTQPNLPRPYRTWGYPWVPAIFVLATLCVVLVTLAQQPKESLLGVGLVILGVPAFVWMRRSQRSDS
- a CDS encoding DEAD/DEAH box helicase, encoding MKTSFASLGLTPALVQALTTLGYEEPTPIQREAIPPLLAGRDVLGQAATGTGKTAAFALPLLQRLPAGAPKPGHPSVLVLVPTRELAMQVAEAFHRYGRAIHATTVPIYGGQEFDQQIRVLRRGVHVVVATPGRALDHLRRGTLHLSGLTAIVLDEGDEMLDMGFAEEIEGILDAAPKERQTALFSATMPPRIAKIAERHLKDPLRVLLAREVAAPGSMPKVRQTAYILARAHKVAALGRVLDLESPTLALVFCRTRTEVESLTESLAGRGYRAEQLHGGMTQAQRDRVMKRTRSGAVDLLIATDVAARGLDIDQLSHVVNFNVPESPAAYVHRIGRTGRAGREGVAITLAEPREHRMLRSIEQLTRQKIDVAQLPTVLDVRAKKLEITRASIREALVAGKLDGYRVVVEQLAGEYDVMDIAAAAVHLAHLAGAGDDTEIPEARHSALGTRHSAGDKTSGEPRRQKSAGMARIYVGAGRKDNMRPADLVGAIVNEAKIEAKRIGAIEITDKFSLVELAEELIDPVVAALRATKVKGKRLTVRRDQATRRSN